In Microbacterium sp. AB, a single genomic region encodes these proteins:
- a CDS encoding CDGSH iron-sulfur domain-containing protein encodes MPGDPVRITACPDGPLLVRGDVDLVADDGTPIPRRRRTIALCRCGVSAIKPFCDGTHKAVGFRAD; translated from the coding sequence ATGCCGGGCGATCCCGTGCGCATCACGGCCTGCCCCGACGGGCCCCTGCTCGTCCGCGGCGACGTCGACCTCGTCGCCGACGACGGGACGCCCATCCCCCGCAGGCGCCGGACGATCGCGCTCTGCCGCTGCGGCGTCTCGGCGATCAAGCCGTTCTGCGACGGCACGCACAAGGCCGTCGGCTTCCGCGCGGACTGA